In Capsicum annuum cultivar UCD-10X-F1 chromosome 11, UCD10Xv1.1, whole genome shotgun sequence, one genomic interval encodes:
- the LOC107846567 gene encoding uncharacterized protein LOC107846567: MPVYAKFMKDLIIEKRIVSYEPVDNIHHYSVVVTRSLVEKKADPSTFIIGSFNFTRALCDLEASINLMPFVVFKQLVLGAPKPTTMRLVIADRTVKKLVGILYNVLPDKLRVVSVIDVDDEEIDLFQDVDAVTLCDDGFDTIVPT, translated from the exons ATGCCAgtatatgcaaaattcatgaaggacttgATCATCGAGAAAAGGATAGTCAGTTATGAACCTGTTGACAATATTCATCATTACAGTGTTGTAGTCACTAGatctttggtagagaagaaggCGGACCCTAGCACTTTCATAATTGGGTCTTTCAACTTTACTCGAGCATTATGTGATTTAGAGGCTAGCATCAACCTCATGCCCTTTGTTGTATTCAAACAATTGGTGTTGGGAGCTCCCAAACCAACTACTATGAGACTAGTAATAGCGGACAGGACAGTGAAGAAGCTTGTTGGTATCCTTTATAATGTTTTG CCTGATAAATTGAGAGTGGTGTCTGTGATTGATGTAGATGATGAGGAGATAGATTTATTCCAAGATGTTGATGCAGTTACTTTGTGTGATGATGGTTTTGATACCATTGTTCCTACATAA